A portion of the Limosilactobacillus reuteri genome contains these proteins:
- a CDS encoding phage tail domain-containing protein, giving the protein MSGKDLNIVGYKYNYPKLFIKPPNGDEIDAETITPGLHFLDDDSDPILTTTYTTDAGVDGSVYSTSQISKNVINARFYLKYGDWYDYKMKKHEIAQFFMQKGLYRIRSDAEPGIVKFVRAGNFTIKNPEDRSHVVQFMIPFENPSGVKWSLPYSDDLMTYDQNLWQYGMNLPNGIDLKYHFVNQHYFKIWNASDVMIDPAQRYGLKIIVTGQTGKFDMVNQTTGDEIVYVNGLQPSDQLVWDDMYCYCNGELCTDATNLAWMRLAPGWNNFKIYGYNKVDIRFHFRFVYLN; this is encoded by the coding sequence GTGTCGGGTAAAGACTTGAATATTGTTGGCTATAAATATAACTACCCAAAGCTTTTCATTAAACCACCTAATGGGGATGAAATAGATGCAGAAACTATTACACCAGGTCTTCACTTCCTTGATGATGACTCAGACCCGATTTTAACAACAACATATACTACCGATGCGGGCGTAGATGGTTCTGTATATTCAACATCACAAATAAGTAAGAATGTAATCAATGCACGTTTCTATCTCAAATACGGCGATTGGTATGATTACAAAATGAAGAAGCACGAAATTGCTCAATTCTTCATGCAAAAAGGACTCTATCGTATTCGTAGTGATGCGGAACCGGGTATTGTTAAGTTTGTACGAGCTGGCAACTTTACGATTAAAAATCCTGAAGATCGTAGTCATGTAGTTCAATTTATGATCCCGTTTGAAAATCCATCCGGTGTCAAATGGTCGTTACCATATAGTGATGATTTAATGACTTATGATCAGAACTTATGGCAATATGGGATGAATTTACCTAATGGAATAGATTTGAAATATCATTTTGTAAACCAGCATTATTTTAAGATTTGGAATGCAAGTGATGTTATGATTGATCCAGCGCAACGGTATGGTCTTAAAATAATTGTCACAGGGCAGACTGGGAAATTTGATATGGTTAATCAAACTACTGGTGATGAGATAGTCTATGTTAATGGTCTGCAGCCAAGCGATCAATTAGTTTGGGATGATATGTATTGTTATTGCAATGGTGAACTATGTACCGATGCAACTAATTTAGCATGGATGCGATTAGCTCCTGGTTGGAATAATTTCAAGATTTATGGCTATAACAAAGTGGATATAAGATTTCATTTTCGCTTTGTTTATCTTAATTAG